The genome window CTGCCGCCGCCGCCGCGAGCAACGTCCTCAACCTAAACCCATCGCTCGCAGCTGCCAATGCCGTCAGTAGCAACGAATACGATGAGGAAGACGGCAGCGGCGGCGAGCGTGACCACGTGACCATAAGGTAGCACGTGGTTTTTGTCTCTCGCTCTCTCTCGCTTAGCCTTGGCCTTAGCCTTGGCCTAGCCCAGCCCAGCCCAGCCGTGGGCAATTgtactatactatactatacttACTATACACTACTATACACCTACATAATGCTACCCTACGTCCAATAATCCATCCACATTCTCGTACTTGTtctggccctggccctggcaCTTCTTCGTTCCCCTCGTTTCTTCTCGTTCCTTCTCGTTTACACCTGCCCTTTGGCTCGCTTTTCTGCTCTCTTTTCGCTCGCTTTTCGCTCGCTTTTGCAACTGTTGGACAGGAAAACCTCTGTCAGCAAATGTGTGATGTCCAACCGAGGCAATCAACGATCAGCCAGGCTTAGAAGACGGGGACAGGACAATTCACCCTCCCCAGCGGCGGTGGTGCACGTACGTACGTACGTACCTATGTACGTACGTATACGTATACATTCTTGCTACTACACACTCTCTGCATACACATAGctagttttttttttaatttatttttcctTCTGATTTTGTATTACTTTAAACGTGTATACGCTTCAAACGTGTATACGTATACATGATCATGATGGATGGGTGCTGATGCTGATCCAACAATGATGGATGGGGCCTAGGGCTGGGCTGGGCTGGGGTTGGGAATCAGGGCGATGGCCCTGGCCAGCGCGCCTTTCTCACACACATCCACGTACCCATCATAGCGTAGTacaaacatatatatagcaCCGGACTTCCCCCCCCCCCCTCATGCCAGCATACATTTTTCTCTCCCTTCTGGCAGTTTGCTGGTGCCGTTTTTCATGTTGGCATGACTTGTACAAAAATGTCTTGATGGTGCATTGTTCCCCTTACACAGTTAGATAACGATAGAGCGTAATTAataaagagagagagagagtaGAGATATACCAGTACAAAGGTAGTGAGAGgacaaaagaagcagaggTATAAAATTGCGAATAATTTTTAtcacaagaagaagcataTATAGTGAGTGAGAGATAAGTTTGAGTATCCGAGTTACAAGGGAACGACagagagaagagataaAAAGGATTCAATCagatcaaatcaaatcaaatctaTCTTCTCAATGCCAATGCCGGTTAGTGTTGATAAAATCAGTAAAACGATGAGCAAAGATATGAATGGCAGCGGTGGACTGGATTACAGAAGAAGGAACGTGCAAAGATCGATGGATCCAATTGCAGTGATTACCGATAGCGAGTCAGAGGACGATTTTAGGAAGAAGCCCTTTTTCCGGGTTCCCTCGCCTGGGAAGACAGCGAAACGGACGAAGCGGGGGTCGCAGTCGTCGGCATACAGCACGCCTCCTTCGCCCCACCATTCTGGGAGACGGTTGTCAAGCGAAGAGATTATCAACCAGATGGAGAAGGAGCAGGATGCAATGGTGATGCGGTTGCTCAAGGAGATCGATCTGCTACGGGAGGAGAATGTGAGGTTGAGACGGTCCTTGAACCAGCTGTCGAGCAATTTGCACAGTTCTGAGCTTTgtggtagtggtagtggCAGTGGTAGTGGCAGTGGGACTCCGTTGGGTCCCACGTTTTCTGGTGCTTCCAGACCGGGATCGACAAGCAGTTCTTTGAGCCATCAGCAGctacagcagcagcagcaacaactGCTGCTCGTACCAGGAAGTTCGAACGGGAGTGCATCGGTGTCCAGACGTCCTTCATCGTCCTCGCAACTACTGGACAGTCTAACGCCGGAACTACAGCGCAAGCGAAACTCTGTGACCAAGAACGAGATCGATTTCATGGAGGGCTATTCCCCCACGTTACGGGGCGTCTCAGGGCTCTCAGGCCCGCATCTCGCCGGCAACATTGATGCATTCCCTCGTAGATCTTCGGCAGCTGTTTGTggctccagaagaagacgtTCTTCAGGGAAACCCATGGAGGAATCAGACACGTCGTCGCTAAACTCGTCTGTTAGCAAGATACCAAAGAGAAATGGCTCCCCGAACACTACTCTGGCTACTGCAAGATGATCACGGGCAAAGGACGCTGTCCTGCCTCCTCTACCCCCCATTAGCACTTTCTacattatattttttttctttccacGGTTTTGATAAATGGTTTTCTGCTGAGATGAGATCGCTTTATTTCCAATCTACAAACTCAACGAAACAATGGTTTTACTGTTTTGGGTGACTGCAAACGCAGGTTACGTTCAAAGTCTATAGTATGCGATTACTTTTCcttacatatatatttcaataaatGCACGTTTATATCGAACCCACAACCATATACGATACGGGTTCCggttttagttttagtttttagttttagtttcAGTTTCAGTTTCAGTTTGGTTTCAGTTGATTTTATTCaatcgtttttttttctgctttcttttccttccaCCAAACTGCTTCCACCAGAAACCAGCCAGAACTCTGCCCATTcagtttgttcttccaCTTTTACTTCACTGGGGTACAAACTCATTTCTGTCGCTGACACTTCAGTCTTTTTTAGTGTCTTTGTAATTGCTCCATCGGGTAATGACAGAGAACTGACATACGacagaaaaagatttatgtgaaagtgaagaaattaaaaaaaaaaaaaaaaaaatgtgtcaGCGTCAGTGAAGGATCCGCTTATGCAGTTGAAGACTAGCACCTAGGGTCTAGGTATTGGCATCTGAGTGAGAGTTTCTATTTGAAACATTACACCATATCTCATTGAGAAATAAGTGGTTCTGGCTATTTTTTGTACTATGGAGAGACCGTTATAGACAAGTCTGTCCTTGTTTTACCTTGGCTTTTTACAATAGACATTACCAAGGTTGTTCTTGCCAAGGATCACAGGTGATACTATTCTGAAAAGGTATATAAAGTGTAGCACATTAGTGTTGATCGGATCGGGGGGTTTTTGTAGCTTGGTATGAGTTTTGATGCCTTTAATTATGAAAACAATCGTGTTCAATAGAGATAGAtcaacgaagaagaaactaaGGTATCTTGATTGACAGTGACCGGgaataaaacaacaataataataataataaaatttccaaagaaatatgCTACTTTCTAAAACTTTCCTCTGGTTTATGCTGACTCTGGGTTGGGTTCAGTGTCTTTCTACCAGCACATTTTCTACCACCACTATCTCAACTTCAAAAGTCTGTCCTTCGTGCACCACCATCACCAGTCTTTCCAGTGTTCCTGGACCTTCTACTGTCGTATCTACTATTTGTCCAGGATGCTCTGTTTCAAAGAGTTCTACTGTCCCAACGACATCAACGACCTCCACTAGCTCAGTTGTGACTTCGACATCTTCTacttcaacatcaacaacgtCTACAACTAGTGTTCCACCTTCTacttcaacatcaacaacttcTACATCTAGTGTTCCACCTTCTacttcaacatcaacaacgtCTACATCTAGCGTTCCATCCTCCACTTCAACTCCAAATCCTTCGACTACAACGGAAACAATATGCACCCGCTGTACTGAATCTAagagttcttcttccagtTCTACTTCAAGTACTACATCCAGTACTACTTCAAGTACTACATCCAGCTCTACTACAAGTGTGCCAACAACTCCAATATCTTTGGACACAGTTCCTCCTACCACCGTCGAACCAAAAGAAAGTACTTCCTCCAGTACTTCTTCCAgcacttcttcaacaccgGACACTACCACAAGTTTCACctcatcaacatcaatcACTACATCAACCACAAGTAGTATAACTACCAAAACCTCAATTGTTTGTCCAAGTTGTACTGAAATAACTAGTTTCTCAACCTCAAGTGTTTCATCCACTACAGTTCCTTCGTCAAGTGCATCATCTACCACAGTTCCTTCATCAAGTGTATCATCCACcacaatttcttcatcaagtGTGTCATCCACTACAACTCTGTCATCAAGCACTGAGTCTTCTACTACTGTTTCCACTTCTTCCAGTTCCTCTGTTCCTCCGCCAGTAACACCAGaaattgtttcttcaactaCCACAACAGCGCCTAAGGAGTCAACAACTACTTCAAGCTCGACAACGtcatcaacttcatcttctgtaTCTACGACTACCACGTCTACTACTTCATCCTCTACCACCACTGTCCCCACAACGGAATCCAAGACCGAGTCTACTACcacttcatcttcatcaccatcaccatCTGTATCTACGACTACCACGTCTACGACTTCCAAGTCTACTACTACTGTCCCCACAACGGAATCCAAGACCGAGTCTACTACCACTTCATCTccatcaccatcaccatCTGTATCTACGACTACCACGTCTACTACTTCATCCTCTACCACTACTGTCCCTACGACGGAATCCAAGACTGAGTCTACTACAAAGCCAACACCATCTGTATCTACGACTACCACCTCTACTACTTCTCCTTCGACTACTACAGTCCCCACAACAGAGTCAACTACTTCCTCCGCATCTTCAAGCTCTACCACGAACACTACCCCGGAAACACAATCTACGACAACACCATCATCCTCCATATCCACCACAATCCAATCCACACCTCAAACTTCTGAACCAACAACACAGACAGTCAGTACTACAGACTTTACAACAGAAACAACATGGACCTCATTCAGCGTTCAAACCGTAACTACTACCGTGTGCAGTGGAGACAATTGTACTCCTTCCACAAGCACAACTTCAGTCCCAGTGACTACTCTCACAACAGGGACTGTTCCCGGAAACAATACAACAACTTCAACTCCGATTGGATCCTTCACTACTGAAAATCCAAAGGTTAGCACTCCAGTAACACCAATTTCAACCCTAAGCTCGGCTACGGTTCCCCCAATGTCAGCATACCAAGGAACAGGTCTTAAATTGGAAGCAAAATTGGAATACCTTACCGCATTGGCTTTCGGATTGCTCAGTCTCCTCTAATTGACATAGCAGAACTCCACATATATAACAGTTGTATATCTTAATATCATATCAATTATAATAGTACCTTTTTGACATTAAGGTCTATCAAGTGCTGTCGCGCGACAGATTTAATAGAATACAGTATGTTAGAGATTAGGAAGGCAAAGTAGTAAGTCACGACatagtaaaaaaaaaaaaaaaaaagggagCACTAGACACGAAACACATTGGACCGTAACGTAACCCACACACCTCAGACAATACgcctaaaaaaaaaagtagttGGACTCGCTGTGTTATTGCTTTTCCACTGAaaagttttctttcttttgggCCTAAAGTCCcggaaaagaaacgttatggtgaaaaaaaagtgtttAGTTGTCgagctcatcgcatcgcaaATTGGGTTTATAACAAGAACAGTATCAGGATACTTTATTGCAGTAACTCTTCTGTTTAGTTTGAGAATTATAGAGCATTTGAATTGTTGCTTAGAACAATTAATTGCTAAAGCATCTTCGAGAAGGTAACGCTGGTAGTAGATTAGAAACATCATCGTTCCAAAAACTAAAAATGGGTAGTAAATCAGCAGACAAGAAGGTATCCAAGAAGGACCTAAAGCttaagaagaagcaagaTGCTAAGAAGGTGAAGGCTGTTGAGCCTGAATCCAGCTCTGACAGTGAGTCTAGCTCCGACTCCAGCTCTGACTCCAGCTCCGATTCTGAGTCTGAATCTTCCGACTCTTCCTCCGACTCCTCCTCCGACTCCTCttccgatgaagaagaagaaaaggaagaggaaaagccaaagaagaaggaggaaTCTGAATCTTCTGATTCCGACTCCgactcttcctcttcctcctcttctgattctgaatctgaatctgaagaagaaaaggaagaaccaaagaagaaggaatcttcctcttcttcctcctctgACTCTGACTCTGACTCCTCTTCCTCTGAttctgaatctgaagaagaaaaggaagaaccaaagaagaaggaatcctcttcctcttctgaTTCCGACTCCGACTCTGACTCTGACTCCGATTCCGactcctcttcttctgattctgaagaagaaaagaaggaagagccAAAGAAGCGTAAGgctgacgaagaagaacaagaagaacaagaagagtccaagaagcaaaagacCGAGACCACTGGCGAGCCAGCCACCATCTTTGTTGGTAGACTTTCTTGGTCCATTGACGACGAATGGTTGAAGACCGAGTTCGAACCAATTGGCGGTGTCATCAGCGCCAGAGTCATGTACGAAAGAGGTACCGACAGATCACGTGGTTACGGTTACGTGGACTTCGAGGACAAGTCATATGCCGAAAAGGCCATCAAGGAGATGCACGGTAAGGAAATCGACGGCAGAGCCATCAACTGTGACATGTCTACTTCCAAGCCAGCTGGTCCACCAAAGGACGACAGAGCCAAGAAGTTTGGTGACGTCCCATCCGAGCCATCTGACACTTTGTTCTTGGGTAACTTGTCCTTCGAGGCCGACAGAGACAACTTGTACGAGATCTTCGGTAAGTACGGTGAGATTGTTTCCGTGCGTATCCCAACGCATCCAGAAACCGAGCAACCAAAGGGTTTCGGTTACGTGCAGTACGGCAGCATCGAAGACGCCAAGAAGGCCTTCGAAGCTTTGCAAGGTGAatacatcaacaacagacCTGTGAGACTAGACTACTCCATTCCAAAGCAGAACTTTGGTGGTGACAGAGGTGGAAGAGGTGGCAGAGGTGGCTTCAACAGAGGTGGTGACAGAGGCGGCAGAGGCGGCAGAGGCGGCTTCAACAGAGGTGGTGACAGAGGTGGCAGAGGTGGCAGAGACTTTGGCTCTGGCTCTAACACTTCCCCATTGGGCGCTGCAAGACAAAACGCTGCCTTCCAaggtaagaagaagaccttTGATTAGGTTGCAAGCACGATTGACTCAATTCAGTTTGGTGTAATATAAATATAGTATAGTGGAAGATTTGCGTCTCCGGCGAGAGATCTTTACGTAATGTGTTTCTGTGTATAATAGCCTcataaaaagaagacaaacAAAGATATTAAATAATGAGCCAGCCAGCCGCGGGTGTGGTAGGGGTGGAAAAGGTTTTTTTGACTCTGGTAAATGCGCGCGATTCGATCGGTGCCCGTGGatgaaggaaaaaccaaaaaaaaaaaaaaaaaaaaaaaaaaaataacacacaaacacacacacaaacaccAAATTTCACAAAAACCGCGCGCAGCTGCGGCCCGCAGGCCAGAGAGCCCGCAGGCCTGCTGCTCTGCCTCATACACCGCCGCACAAAGCACAGCCGCATTTGCCAAGAAACCCACAGACGCCCCCGCAAAGCACTTCCGTCGGCCGCAGCACAAATGACATGCGTCCCAGAAACATAAAAAGCACACCCCGCTCCGCCACCTTCTACCCATCGCCTGCACCGGATGCACCCTCCTACATCCGAATGCGCAATtcctatatatatttttatcTTGGCCCACGGCACAAAAACCCAGATCCCGCTACACACTgtactttctttttcccttttttcCACCACCTACAAGAGGAGGACCAGATTGATGCATATCCCAGCTGAGCGTAGCATGAGCATATTATCAGCATAGCATAGCATATAGTACAGCATATTTCCGGTTTTTCCCCAGTATCAAACGCAGCCAAAACCCGCAGCTCGACCTCCAATCCCGCGCGCGTAGGGGCAGGGCCCCCGTCACCTCCGTCACCTCCATCCTCCTCTCTggtatattatttttaccCAGTACATCATACCTTTGTACGAGTAGCGCGCTCCTactcttgttttttttttttcttacatttattttttttttctaattttttCCCCTTCCTTCAccattctttcttttccttggaCACCTCTACTGCCCTCTACTCTGGGCTGGGCTGGGCCGGGTTTGTCTTGTCTACTCTTGTCCTTTGTctatttgtttctttgttttctcGTCCTTcgtttttcgttttcagTTTCCCTAGTCTCTCTCTGTATGGGCTCTGACGCAACAACAGCGCTGCGCACAGCACAGCGCAGCACACATTCTTTACCGTCATCATTTGCCAAGACCAGACTACAACTCTTTCTCGTCTGGAAACGGTTTAATCCTTCTTTCCCCTAGGCACTGTGCGTCCAGAACTCTTGGACTGGAGCCACTGGTTGTACTAGTACAACTGGGAATAGTGCATTGATGCCGGCCAAGAACCCAGGCCGCCTGCCATTCAGGCTGTATTTGGGTCTGACGTGCGATCGTTTCTGGTCGGTTCTGATTCTGATCTTTTCTGATCTTTTCTTGTCCTATGTGAATGGATGGCATTTTGAATTTTGGTATGCGTATTGTATATTTTCAGTTTTAAGTTTTCATAGTCTGCTTGGAACatctaaaatatataatatatatatatatatagtagAGTATAGTAGACTAGAGTATAGTGTATGCGTATGCGTATGCAGTCGTAGCTCCAGTAGGGCAATTTCAAGTAGCAGACGATAGCAAGCTCAGCTGGTGGATGAGCTGAGTGGACGATATAGAGAGAAAATTCAGGAGACAACGGAAAGCTAGAAGAAAAGTCGCACGCTAGCCATGGCtttgttgaacaaattGCTACGGTCTAAAGAGGCCAGGAGCACCACTGATGTGGGAGCAGAGTCTGTGGGAGCGAGCAGTCACGGCGTCGGGTTAAGTGCCAGCTCGGGGTCCTCGATTTTCAAGCATTCCGGTGTGAAATCCATCATACTCGAGTTCCAAGTCGACTTGGACGATGTGCATCGGGTCAGAAAACCAAACGAAACAGTAGAGGGAACGGTCACACTCCGATTGAAAAGAGACGTTTCGAATGTCTGGATACGGCTCTCGCATGTGGGCGAGTGCCAGTTGCGATCCGGAACTCCAAAGGCAATGACCAGCGGGTCATTGAGATCAAAGTGTTCCGAGAGACTATTTTGCAGGTCTAATGATATCTACGGCAGCGAGCAGCAGCCGTTGGATCTCACCAGCGGACAACACAAGTTTCCCTTCTCATGCAGCATTCCAACGAAAAATATCCTGAGCTCGATAGATTTTAAAAAGGGTTCCGTTAAATACTGGGTGCAGGCCGAACTTCACACCAGGAGCGCCCCTGTTGTTATACGCAAGCAGTGGTACCAGTTGGTGGTGCCGTTCGACGTCAGCCAGTTGCCGAAACCAGAGATCAAGACTGTCATATTGCAGTCCCCCAACAGCAACTACTCGCATATGAACCATTCGCGGAAACATCTTGCAGCTGGATCTGCAGACCACCAGGATGCCACCTCTTCATTGACAAGAAGGACCGCAGATAGCTCCACCATCACAAACGCTTCCACGGGCTCTTGCACCTCGAGTAACTCAGGAAACTCTTGTCCCGCAGAAAATAAtagcaataataataataatagtaccaacaataacaataacaatagcAGCGCGAGCACCagtaacaacaacaataataataataataataacaccaacaacaacaacaaaacagTCAAGATTTCCGTAGAAATCCCGTCTCTCGGATACACTGTAGGGGAAGATATCCAAGTCAAAGTCAAAGTCTCGCATTATAAACATTATTCGCATCCAGCAGGCTTGATCGCTACTTTGGTAAGGATTTGCAGAGTTGCTAATTCTGCAAACCTAGAGCAAACAGAGACTTTTAGAAAAGACATATGCCAAAGCGTGGCACCACTATATACAGACCCAGATACCCATGATGCATCGGTAATGCTAAAGCTAAAGGTCCCCTTAGACACTTTCCCAACCTCGGACGTCAAAAACAAGTTTTTCACTTTCCAATATTACGTTGAAGTCTTGGCAAACTTgtccaagaagaatcagGTTTATACAGAATCAAACAGATTGGTGGGTGGTCAACGCACAAGCGATATCCCAACACAGTCGGAAAAACTCTCGTTCATTCCAAAACTGATTGCTTCAGATCACAACTCCGCTGGAGAAGATGAGTCCGTCactttctttcaagatttgATTAACGTTGATCGTTTGAAACGTCTCAGAAATGTCACTGGTATGTCTATCGAAATCGTGCTTGGGACGCATAGAGAAATCCcacagcaacagcagcagcagcaggagTCACCTGTAGCAGAAGGTGTTCCGGTCGCCCAGGATAATGGACATGTAACCACGAACGACAATGCGGCAAATACTTCATTGGAAGAACCAAGTTCACCCATTGACCAGGTTTATGGATACCTCCTACAACAGAACATGTCTACGTTGCCAGAAGTTACACTTTCGGAAAGTGATATCGCTATGAGCTACCCGACGGATCCAGTACCCTCTTACAGCAGCAACTTTAACAACTTTGCTCTGCCTACTATTGCCGATGACAAACAAGAATTAGAACAGATGAGATTAAAGGAGCTAGAAAGTGAACCTCCTATCTGAACACTTAACGAGAAATATTTATatgtgtgtttttgtttgtatgtatgtatgtatgtatgcCTGTGTATCATTAAATATATTAGCGGATCCCGGAGTTTTTATTATCgtgttcttttcattatatAGTGAACCTAAAGTGACTTTCAATTCCAAATTATGGAAAGATTCCTGGCATTATGCCTTATAATAATCACTTGTTTACAACATTCCATTAACAACACATGTACACTCAAATTCCATTCcataaaaccaaaaaaaaccttATTGAATTCTCCAGACCTCTCTGTCGGCTTGACTTTGCTTGCTCAATTCGCGTTTGGCTGAAGATCACTCCAGAACCTAGGACGTCATTATTGAAATCTGATCACGTGATTCGCATATTCATATAGACGTATATTTTTCGCCACTTTTCTCtcttgaaaaaaagttgTGCTAGATGAACTTTGAGAACAAAACacattgaaagaaaagtgGAACATTATAATAATTGGAAAGAATAGTAGATTGGGTGGCCAAGTGGAAGAATTTAGTAACTTTAGTGGTTAGAGCTTGTTTGAACGACCAATCCAGTAAACTAATCAACCATTGAACAATGAGTATTCCTATCTTTGGAGATCAAGTTACCGAAGAGAGAGCAGAAAATGCTCGTATGAGTGCCTTTGTTGGTGCCATCGCCGTTGGTGATCTAGTGAAAACTACACTAGGTCCAAAAGGTATGGATAAGTTACTTCAAAGTGCATCCAATAGCTCGAGTTTGGTTACAAACGATGGTGCTACCATTCTAAAATCTATTCCTTTGGACAACCCTGCTGCCAAGGTGCTTGTTAACATCAGTAAAGTGcaagatgatgaagttggTGACGGTACAACAAGTGTTACTGTTCTAAGTGCAGAATTATTGAGGGAAGCTGAaaaacttgttgaacaagGCAGAATTCACCCACAAACTATCATCGAGGGTTACAGAAttgcttctgctgctgcccTCTCTGCATTGGAAAAGGCTGCTGTGGACAACTCcaagaataaagaagaattttaCAATGATTTGATCAGCATCGCCAACACAACGCTATCTTCTAAAATTCTATCTCAAGATAAGGCTCACTTCTCTAAGTTGGCTACCGATGCTATCTTAAGATTAAAGGGCTCTACGAACTTGGAACACATTCAAATTATTAAGATCATTGGTGGTAAATTATCGGATTCTTTCCTAGATGAAGGTTTCATTTTGCCAAAGAGATTTGGTACCAACCAACCAAAACGTGTTGAAAATGCGAAGATTTTGATTGCCAACACTTCTCTAGATACAGACAAGGTTAAAATCTTTGGTACCAAATTTAAGGTCGACTCTACTTCCAAGTTAGCTGAACTAGAAAAAGCTGAGCgtgaaaaaatgaagagaaagataGAAAAGATTGCACAATTCAACATTAATACCTTTATCAACAGACAATTAATCTATGACTACCCTGAACAGATGTTTACCGACATGGGTATCAACTCCATCGAACATGCTGACTTTGAAGGTGTTGAAAGATTAGCACTTGTCACTGGCGGTGAGGTTGTTTCTACATTTGACAACCCAGAAAAATGTAAGCTAGGTGAATGTAAGTTGATCGAAGAAGTTATAATTGGTGAGGAAATCTTTACTAAATTTACCGGGTGCAAGTCTGGTGAAGCTTGTACCATTGTTCTAAGGGGTGCCACTGAGCAAGTCTTGGATGAAGCAGAAAGATCTCTACATGATGCCCTATCTGTTCTTTCCCAAACAACAAAGGAGACTAGAACCGTTCTTGGTGGTGGTTGTGCAGAAATGATAATGTCTAAAGCAGTTGATACTGCAGCTCAAAATGTTGAGGGCAAGAAGGCCCTTGCTGTTGAATCCTTTGCTAAGGCTTTGAGACAGTTACCAACTATCCTTGCAGACAATGCTGGTTTCGACAGCAGTGAACTAATCACCAAACTCAGATCCTCCATCTACAACGGTATGAGCACTTCAGGCTTAAACCTAGATAACGGTACAATTGCTGATATGAGAGAATTAGGCATTGTTGAAAGTTATAAGTTGAAAAGAGCCGTAGTAACCTCTGCCAGTGAAGCAGCAGAAGTTTTGTTAAGAGTTGACAACATCATCAGAGCTAAGCCAAGAACTGCTGATagacaacaacaacatatGTAAATTAGTTAAAACGAATAAAGTAATCCCTATTTGCCCTATAATACCTCCATCACTTTGTTTATTCCGTAAACTcttaaaatcaaaagtCAAAGACGAGTTTGTACagaaagtaataatagttAATGATATCTTAAAGTTATAACATACACTGTAGTATTTCACAGTTTCATTTTTACCAACTATACTATActtttaatatattatagctctacttctacttctacttctactaTTATTGGAGGGATTGAATTTCCACATTCAAGTTATTTAGCTCCGATTTTTTGGTGTTCAAGTATTGTTCCAGCATTTGAACTTGTTGTTCAATATTATTTATATCATCTCTCAAGCTTCTAATATCTATGTTTTGAGATGAGCTATTGGGTCCGTTAATTTTAGTTTGGTATTGCAAGAACTGCtcaagttgttgtttgatGAGACGCATTCTATTTTCCTGATTATTTTGAGACATAgatttttgttgttgtacaGAAGACAGTTCGGAATCGATATTTGCAAGCTCTCTTTGTAATCTGACTACTTCCCAATCAGTACCTTGCGTGACAGAAAAGTCAGTTCCCTCCCTCTTTGGAATCTGGTATGATGGAGAAGAGGAGTTGGACGACGAGGTATTTTGCTTTCTAATTTCACCCTGTTTTGAAGATAGCGAGGTTGGCACTCTAGATTTTGTGAACGTT of Kluyveromyces marxianus DMKU3-1042 DNA, complete genome, chromosome 3 contains these proteins:
- the CCT2 gene encoding chaperonin-containing T-complex subunit CCT2 yields the protein MSIPIFGDQVTEERAENARMSAFVGAIAVGDLVKTTLGPKGMDKLLQSASNSSSLVTNDGATILKSIPLDNPAAKVLVNISKVQDDEVGDGTTSVTVLSAELLREAEKLVEQGRIHPQTIIEGYRIASAAALSALEKAAVDNSKNKEEFYNDLISIANTTLSSKILSQDKAHFSKLATDAILRLKGSTNLEHIQIIKIIGGKLSDSFLDEGFILPKRFGTNQPKRVENAKILIANTSLDTDKVKIFGTKFKVDSTSKLAELEKAEREKMKRKIEKIAQFNINTFINRQLIYDYPEQMFTDMGINSIEHADFEGVERLALVTGGEVVSTFDNPEKCKLGECKLIEEVIIGEEIFTKFTGCKSGEACTIVLRGATEQVLDEAERSLHDALSVLSQTTKETRTVLGGGCAEMIMSKAVDTAAQNVEGKKALAVESFAKALRQLPTILADNAGFDSSELITKLRSSIYNGMSTSGLNLDNGTIADMRELGIVESYKLKRAVVTSASEAAEVLLRVDNIIRAKPRTADRQQQHM
- the NSR1 gene encoding Nsr1p, yielding MGSKSADKKVSKKDLKLKKKQDAKKVKAVEPESSSDSESSSDSSSDSSSDSESESSDSSSDSSSDSSSDEEEEKEEEKPKKKEESESSDSDSDSSSSSSSDSESESEEEKEEPKKKESSSSSSSDSDSDSSSSDSESEEEKEEPKKKESSSSSDSDSDSDSDSDSDSSSSDSEEEKKEEPKKRKADEEEQEEQEESKKQKTETTGEPATIFVGRLSWSIDDEWLKTEFEPIGGVISARVMYERGTDRSRGYGYVDFEDKSYAEKAIKEMHGKEIDGRAINCDMSTSKPAGPPKDDRAKKFGDVPSEPSDTLFLGNLSFEADRDNLYEIFGKYGEIVSVRIPTHPETEQPKGFGYVQYGSIEDAKKAFEALQGEYINNRPVRLDYSIPKQNFGGDRGGRGGRGGFNRGGDRGGRGGRGGFNRGGDRGGRGGRDFGSGSNTSPLGAARQNAAFQGKKKTFD
- the RIM8 gene encoding arrestin family protein; the encoded protein is MALLNKLLRSKEARSTTDVGAESVGASSHGVGLSASSGSSIFKHSGVKSIILEFQVDLDDVHRVRKPNETVEGTVTLRLKRDVSNVWIRLSHVGECQLRSGTPKAMTSGSLRSKCSERLFCRSNDIYGSEQQPLDLTSGQHKFPFSCSIPTKNILSSIDFKKGSVKYWVQAELHTRSAPVVIRKQWYQLVVPFDVSQLPKPEIKTVILQSPNSNYSHMNHSRKHLAAGSADHQDATSSLTRRTADSSTITNASTGSCTSSNSGNSCPAENNSNNNNNSTNNNNNNSSASTSNNNNNNNNNNTNNNNKTVKISVEIPSLGYTVGEDIQVKVKVSHYKHYSHPAGLIATLVRICRVANSANLEQTETFRKDICQSVAPLYTDPDTHDASVMLKLKVPLDTFPTSDVKNKFFTFQYYVEVLANLSKKNQVYTESNRLVGGQRTSDIPTQSEKLSFIPKLIASDHNSAGEDESVTFFQDLINVDRLKRLRNVTGMSIEIVLGTHREIPQQQQQQQESPVAEGVPVAQDNGHVTTNDNAANTSLEEPSSPIDQVYGYLLQQNMSTLPEVTLSESDIAMSYPTDPVPSYSSNFNNFALPTIADDKQELEQMRLKELESEPPI